GGCAGATCGCGGGTGACATGGTGGATGCCGGACGGCGGCACGCTTGCCAATGCAGGGGCCAGCGCGGCGTGCGTTGCGCGACCATAGGCGAGCACGAGGCAGTCTCCTCGCAAAGGATCGCGGGCGACCACGAGCAGTTGGCGGAAGGCGAGAAGCTCGGCCCGTGCACCGAGCGGGGCGAGGATTTCGCCGAGCGGTGCACGATCTACGCGGTCGGGGCCGGACACCTCGGTGATGAGCAACGTGCCCGCACCGAGGCGGGCGACGCGCGTTTCGAGCGAGCGTCCGGCCAGGATGAAGCCGGCTTGGGCGAAGAGCAGCAGCGCGGCCAGCAACACGCCCACGAGGAGGCGGGCCAACACGGTGCCGGGATGCTCAAGCCAGCGCGACCAGATGTCTTTCGACAGGTAGAAAGCGATTAAAGTCCAGGCCTTCATGTGGGAGGTCGGAGAGACGTTGATCGTGCGTGGCGACGAGGCACACGCAGGCGGGCGGGAGGTGGCTGCCGAGAAGTTTCATGATGACGCGGCAGTTGAGGTCATCGAGGCCGGAGGTAGGTTCGTCGAGCAGGAGGACGGTGGGTTCTTTGATGAGGGCGCGGGCGATGGCGGCGCGTTGTTGTTGTCCGCCGGATAGCGTGGAGGGCAGCCGGTCGGCGAAAGCGTCGAGCCCGAGCAAGGCCAGGTATTTGTCGGTGCGTGCGTGCACGTCGGTGCGGGACAGGCCGGCGAGGGTGCCGACGAGTTCCAGATTGCGGCGCAGGCTGGCGAGCGGGAGGAGGTTGAGTTGCTGAAAAACGAAGCCGAGCGAATGGCGTTGAAACGCGGAGTCGGGCCGGCCGCCGCCGGGGATGGCCAACGTGCCTGAGGTGGGCGCGAGGTAGCCGGCGATGAGCTTGAGCAACGTGCTTTTCCCGCAACCCGAGAACCCTTTGACCAAGGTAAGACCGGGAGCAAAACGGGCATCAAAATGTTCCAGCACGCGCGTCTTCCCATAGCCAAAGCCAAGGTCACGACAGATAATCTCAGCAGATACTCCGTTCATGAATAAAACGGTTTTTTAGATTTCATAAAATCAACGTGAAAAGAGGGAAAGGCAGGTTTGTAACTTAATAAGTTA
The sequence above is a segment of the Rariglobus hedericola genome. Coding sequences within it:
- a CDS encoding ABC transporter ATP-binding protein, whose product is MNGVSAEIICRDLGFGYGKTRVLEHFDARFAPGLTLVKGFSGCGKSTLLKLIAGYLAPTSGTLAIPGGGRPDSAFQRHSLGFVFQQLNLLPLASLRRNLELVGTLAGLSRTDVHARTDKYLALLGLDAFADRLPSTLSGGQQQRAAIARALIKEPTVLLLDEPTSGLDDLNCRVIMKLLGSHLPPACVCLVATHDQRLSDLPHEGLDFNRFLPVERHLVALA